From the Psychrobacillus sp. FSL K6-4046 genome, one window contains:
- the frr gene encoding ribosome recycling factor produces the protein MPKQVIEQTKDKMAKTIQVYTRELASIRAGRASAALLDKITVDYYGAPTPINQMAGISTPEARLLTIQPYDKSVLGDIEKAIMKSDLGITPTNDGNLIRIAIPALTEERRKDLVKQVKKEAEEAKVNIRNVRRDGNDDLKKLEKAGEITEDDLRSYTEEIQKITDANIEKIDAITKDKEKEILEV, from the coding sequence ATGCCGAAACAAGTAATAGAGCAAACAAAAGATAAAATGGCTAAAACTATTCAAGTGTATACAAGAGAATTGGCTTCTATCCGTGCTGGTCGTGCAAGTGCTGCATTATTAGACAAAATAACTGTAGATTATTACGGTGCTCCAACTCCAATTAACCAAATGGCTGGTATTTCAACACCTGAAGCTCGTTTACTAACGATTCAGCCATATGATAAATCCGTTTTAGGAGATATCGAAAAAGCGATTATGAAGTCAGATTTAGGGATTACGCCAACAAATGATGGTAACCTAATTCGTATCGCGATTCCTGCACTTACAGAGGAACGTCGTAAAGACTTAGTGAAACAAGTGAAAAAAGAAGCAGAAGAAGCTAAAGTAAATATTCGTAACGTACGTCGTGATGGAAATGACGACTTGAAAAAGTTGGAGAAAGCTGGAGAAATCACAGAAGATGATTTAAGAAGCTATACCGAAGAAATTCAAAAAATCACAGATGCAAATATTGAAAAAATTGATGCAATCACGAAAGACAAAGAAAAAGAAATTCTAGAAGTTTAA
- a CDS encoding RNA polymerase subunit sigma: MSLKGLELQIAIPKTVDAGKMADQMQQQSLVNQANAQAATERQIEKNRETVIKSNHIEADSKGNQQEQDEQEKKDRKKGQENNNIKHPFKGNFVDYNG; the protein is encoded by the coding sequence ATGAGTCTTAAAGGTTTGGAATTACAAATAGCTATCCCAAAGACCGTGGACGCAGGGAAAATGGCTGATCAGATGCAGCAGCAAAGCCTAGTTAACCAAGCCAACGCCCAAGCCGCGACAGAAAGGCAAATAGAAAAGAACAGAGAAACTGTTATAAAATCTAATCATATAGAAGCAGACTCAAAGGGAAATCAACAGGAGCAGGATGAGCAAGAGAAGAAAGATAGGAAAAAAGGACAAGAGAACAACAATATAAAGCATCCTTTTAAAGGGAACTTTGTGGACTATAATGGATAG
- the rpsB gene encoding 30S ribosomal protein S2, producing MSVISMKQLLEAGVHFGHQTRRWNPKMKKYIFVERNGIYIIDLQKTVKKLEEAYDFMRQVGQDGGKVLFVGTKKQAQEAIKEEAERSGNYYINQRWLGGTLTNFGTIQKRVARLKAIEKMEEDGTFAVLPKKEVVQLKKQHERLVKFLGGIRDMKAVPDVMFVVDPRKERIAVAEARKLNIPLVGIVDTNCDPDEIDYVIPANDDAIRAVKLLTAKMADALLEARQGEDAEVASAEVAAE from the coding sequence ATGTCAGTAATCTCTATGAAACAACTACTTGAGGCCGGTGTACACTTCGGTCATCAAACTCGCCGTTGGAATCCAAAAATGAAAAAATACATTTTTGTTGAACGTAACGGAATCTATATCATCGATCTTCAAAAAACGGTGAAAAAATTAGAAGAAGCTTATGATTTCATGCGCCAAGTAGGTCAAGATGGCGGGAAAGTTCTTTTCGTTGGAACTAAAAAACAAGCTCAAGAAGCTATTAAAGAAGAAGCTGAACGTTCAGGTAACTACTACATCAACCAACGTTGGTTAGGTGGTACTTTAACAAACTTCGGTACTATTCAAAAACGTGTTGCACGCTTAAAAGCAATCGAAAAAATGGAAGAAGACGGTACTTTCGCTGTACTTCCTAAAAAAGAAGTTGTTCAACTTAAAAAACAACACGAACGTCTAGTTAAATTCTTAGGCGGTATCCGTGATATGAAAGCTGTTCCAGATGTAATGTTCGTAGTTGACCCACGTAAAGAGCGTATTGCAGTAGCAGAAGCTCGTAAATTGAACATTCCATTAGTAGGAATTGTTGATACTAACTGTGACCCAGATGAAATCGACTATGTAATCCCTGCAAATGACGATGCAATCCGCGCAGTAAAATTATTAACTGCTAAAATGGCGGATGCATTACTTGAAGCAAGACAAGGTGAAGATGCAGAAGTAGCTTCAGCTGAAGTTGCTGCTGAGTAA
- the tsf gene encoding translation elongation factor Ts: MAVTAQMVKELREKTGAGMMDCKKALVETDGNLEAAIDFLREKGLSSAAKKADRIAAEGTTYIHIDGNKAVLLEMNAETDFVAKNEGFQTLVKDVASHLLATEPASVEEALASNIQEGVTVENAISNAVAKIGEKITLRRFVIETKTDADAFGPYLHMGGRIGVLTVLEGSTDDQAAKDVAMHIAALSPSYISRDEVSAEEVEHERKILTEQALNEGKPENIVAKMVEGRLGKYFEEVCLLDQSFVKNPDQKVRAFVESTGGKLVSFTRYAVGEGIEKREDNFAEEVMSQVKGNN, from the coding sequence ATGGCAGTTACAGCACAAATGGTAAAAGAATTGCGTGAAAAAACTGGCGCAGGTATGATGGATTGTAAAAAAGCTTTAGTTGAAACAGACGGAAACCTAGAAGCAGCAATTGACTTCTTACGTGAAAAAGGTCTTTCTTCTGCAGCTAAAAAAGCTGATCGTATCGCAGCTGAAGGTACAACTTACATCCATATTGATGGAAACAAAGCTGTATTATTAGAAATGAATGCAGAAACGGATTTCGTTGCTAAAAATGAAGGATTCCAAACATTAGTTAAAGACGTAGCTTCTCACTTATTAGCTACTGAACCTGCTTCAGTGGAAGAAGCATTAGCTTCTAACATTCAAGAAGGCGTTACAGTTGAAAATGCTATTTCTAATGCAGTAGCAAAAATCGGAGAAAAAATTACTCTACGTCGTTTTGTTATTGAAACAAAAACAGATGCAGACGCTTTTGGACCGTACCTACACATGGGTGGACGCATTGGTGTTCTAACTGTTCTTGAAGGATCTACTGATGATCAAGCAGCTAAAGATGTTGCTATGCACATCGCAGCTTTAAGCCCATCATATATCTCTCGTGATGAAGTATCTGCTGAAGAAGTAGAGCATGAGCGTAAAATCTTAACTGAACAAGCATTAAACGAAGGTAAACCTGAAAATATCGTTGCAAAAATGGTAGAAGGTCGCCTTGGTAAATACTTTGAAGAAGTGTGTTTATTAGACCAATCTTTCGTTAAAAATCCAGACCAAAAAGTACGTGCTTTTGTTGAATCAACTGGTGGTAAACTAGTTTCATTCACTCGCTATGCTGTTGGTGAAGGAATCGAAAAACGTGAAGACAACTTTGCTGAAGAAGTAATGAGCCAAGTTAAAGGAAATAACTAA
- a CDS encoding chemotaxis protein CheA, giving the protein MDINQYLEMFIEESKEHLQACNDHLLELEKNPQDLSIVNEVFRSAHTLKGMSATMGYEDIANLTHKMENVLDEIRNSRLNVTPELLDVVFVAVDQLEEMVFNIAEGGDGKLNVEETVRKLHEIETGEIEVAATVVNNVSSTSLENYLTYDDYEMTVIQQSAEQNYFSYEISIKLREDCLLKAARVYMVFELLEKMGDVIKSSPSVEKLEDEDFDEQFYVAFVTTETQADVQKKLMKVSEVTEVIVNTVSLEQLKKRQSEALEKDESSVIEQQNEEKPTTELKASRKKQTVTKNNQSHGNKTIRVNIERLDILMNLFEELVIDRGRLQSISENLHDSELEETVERMARITGDLQNIILTMRMVPVDTVFNRFPKMVRQLARDLNKKINLQVIGAETELDRTVIDEIGDPLVHLIRNSLDHGIESPEIRKAKGKPEEGTVILRAYHSGNHVFIEIEDDGAGINRERVLKKAIAKNIVTSEAATVMSDKQVAELILSSGFSTAEVISDVSGRGVGLDVVKTTIESLGGSIEISSTEGQGSLFSIQLPLTLSIISVMLVELGEEIFAVPLSSIIETAIIRSSDILNAHNQKVIDFRGNVVPLVFLDEVFEVPQERTEEEFHSVVLVRKGDKMAGLVVDSFIGQQEVVLKTLGTYLSSVFAISGATILGNGKVALIIDCNALIR; this is encoded by the coding sequence ATGGATATCAATCAATATTTAGAGATGTTTATAGAAGAAAGTAAGGAGCATTTACAGGCATGTAATGATCATTTACTAGAACTAGAGAAAAATCCCCAGGATCTTTCTATTGTTAATGAAGTATTTCGTTCTGCTCACACATTAAAAGGTATGTCTGCAACAATGGGTTACGAGGACATAGCTAATCTTACTCATAAGATGGAGAATGTTCTAGACGAAATTCGAAATAGCCGTTTAAATGTTACTCCAGAGCTTCTTGACGTAGTTTTCGTAGCGGTGGACCAGCTAGAAGAAATGGTCTTTAACATTGCTGAAGGCGGAGATGGAAAACTGAATGTAGAAGAGACTGTAAGAAAGCTTCATGAGATTGAAACCGGGGAAATAGAAGTTGCTGCTACTGTTGTAAATAATGTTTCTTCAACCTCGCTAGAAAATTACTTAACTTATGACGATTATGAAATGACTGTCATACAGCAATCTGCAGAACAAAATTATTTTTCATATGAGATATCTATCAAACTTCGAGAAGATTGCTTGCTTAAAGCTGCCCGCGTGTATATGGTTTTTGAGCTACTTGAAAAAATGGGAGATGTTATTAAATCTTCTCCTTCAGTTGAAAAGCTCGAAGATGAGGATTTTGATGAGCAGTTCTATGTAGCCTTCGTTACGACGGAAACGCAAGCTGATGTACAGAAGAAGCTGATGAAAGTATCAGAGGTTACGGAAGTAATCGTAAACACGGTTAGCCTTGAACAACTAAAGAAACGACAAAGTGAAGCCTTAGAAAAAGACGAAAGCAGCGTCATAGAACAACAGAATGAAGAGAAACCAACAACGGAATTGAAGGCTTCTAGAAAAAAACAAACAGTTACAAAGAATAACCAGTCGCACGGAAACAAAACAATTCGGGTTAACATCGAGAGATTAGATATATTGATGAACTTGTTTGAAGAGTTAGTAATTGACAGGGGTAGGCTTCAATCTATTTCTGAAAATCTACATGATAGTGAATTAGAGGAAACTGTCGAACGTATGGCAAGAATTACGGGTGATTTACAGAATATCATTCTCACAATGCGTATGGTACCTGTAGATACAGTATTCAATAGATTTCCTAAGATGGTTAGACAGCTAGCAAGAGACTTAAACAAAAAGATTAATCTACAAGTTATCGGTGCTGAGACTGAATTAGATCGTACGGTCATAGATGAAATTGGAGACCCACTTGTTCATCTTATTAGAAACTCTTTAGATCATGGTATTGAAAGTCCTGAAATTCGAAAAGCAAAAGGTAAACCAGAAGAAGGTACTGTTATACTTCGAGCGTACCATAGTGGTAATCATGTCTTTATTGAAATTGAGGATGATGGTGCTGGAATTAATCGTGAAAGAGTATTGAAAAAAGCTATAGCTAAAAACATTGTAACATCAGAGGCTGCAACGGTAATGAGTGATAAACAGGTTGCAGAGTTAATATTATCATCTGGTTTTTCGACGGCGGAAGTCATTTCTGATGTGTCAGGACGCGGCGTAGGTCTGGATGTAGTAAAAACAACGATTGAATCATTGGGAGGCTCTATTGAGATTTCTTCTACTGAAGGACAAGGCTCCTTATTTTCTATTCAACTACCTTTAACACTGTCTATTATTTCAGTCATGTTAGTGGAACTAGGAGAAGAAATTTTCGCTGTCCCTCTTTCTTCTATTATTGAGACCGCAATTATTCGTTCATCCGACATTTTAAATGCTCACAATCAGAAGGTCATCGATTTCCGTGGTAATGTTGTGCCGCTCGTATTCTTAGATGAAGTATTTGAAGTTCCTCAAGAGCGTACAGAGGAAGAATTTCATTCAGTGGTGCTTGTAAGAAAAGGTGACAAAATGGCTGGCTTAGTTGTTGATTCATTTATTGGCCAACAAGAGGTCGTATTAAAAACTCTTGGAACATACTTGTCTAGTGTATTTGCTATTTCAGGAGCAACTATTCTAGGGAATGGGAAAGTAGCCTTAATAATTGATTGTAACGCTTTAATAAGGTAG
- a CDS encoding chemotaxis response regulator protein-glutamate methylesterase — protein sequence MEPKKKLLIVDDSAFMRKLIGDFFKENKTIEVVGIARNGSDALRKIKTLRPDVITMDVEMPEMNGIEALKQIMIDSPVPIIMLSSTTQRGTESTLLAMEYGAVDFVAKPSGTISLDLHKIKDELVEKVEHASKITISKLKKLQLPTREEPKVVMNQSVTHRLLNKKKMVLIGTSTGGPRALQEVLPSLPGDLKAPVLIVQHMPPGFTKSLADRLNQLSEIEVKEASEGDIIRNGHAYIAPGGYHMRIKKVGTAYTIKLDDVEPPRGGHRPSVDVLLEDNSSYNDFDKIVIIMTGMGSDGSKGLKRLVEAGNVVTIAESSNTCIVYGMPKAAVETKLVNEVVDLERIANTITRYLP from the coding sequence ATGGAACCAAAGAAAAAATTACTTATCGTGGATGATTCAGCTTTTATGCGTAAATTAATCGGAGACTTTTTTAAGGAAAACAAAACAATTGAAGTAGTTGGTATAGCCCGAAATGGATCAGATGCCCTTAGAAAAATTAAAACACTACGTCCTGATGTTATTACGATGGATGTAGAAATGCCAGAGATGAATGGAATAGAAGCCCTAAAACAAATAATGATTGATTCGCCTGTTCCAATCATTATGCTTTCTAGTACCACGCAACGGGGTACGGAAAGTACTTTACTAGCTATGGAATATGGTGCAGTAGACTTTGTAGCTAAACCTAGTGGCACCATATCTTTAGATTTACATAAGATTAAAGATGAATTAGTAGAAAAAGTAGAACATGCTTCAAAAATCACTATAAGTAAATTAAAAAAATTACAACTACCAACAAGAGAAGAGCCAAAGGTAGTGATGAACCAATCTGTTACACATAGGTTGCTAAACAAAAAAAAGATGGTATTGATCGGTACTTCTACAGGGGGACCACGAGCTTTACAAGAGGTTCTACCCAGTTTACCAGGGGATTTAAAGGCTCCTGTTTTAATAGTTCAGCATATGCCTCCTGGGTTTACTAAATCACTTGCGGATCGTTTAAACCAACTATCCGAGATAGAGGTAAAGGAAGCAAGTGAAGGAGATATTATTAGGAATGGACATGCTTATATAGCTCCAGGTGGATATCATATGCGCATAAAAAAAGTAGGAACGGCTTATACGATAAAACTTGATGATGTAGAGCCTCCTAGAGGAGGACATAGACCGTCTGTGGACGTTCTATTGGAAGACAATAGCAGCTATAATGACTTTGATAAAATCGTAATCATTATGACTGGTATGGGTTCGGACGGCTCTAAAGGCCTGAAGCGGTTAGTTGAGGCTGGTAACGTAGTAACAATTGCTGAATCCTCGAATACATGTATTGTTTATGGCATGCCTAAAGCAGCGGTAGAAACAAAATTAGTGAATGAAGTGGTAGATTTAGAGAGAATTGCAAACACAATCACACGGTATTTACCTTAA
- a CDS encoding chemotaxis protein CheW, whose amino-acid sequence MTEALETEYLKVVVFQLADKEYVIPVSQVQGIEKLIHITRVPKTPSFVKGVINLRGVVTPIIDLKSRFGLGESNLNDSSRIIIISLDDMNVGVIVDSANDVLDISKDSIEPQPEVVGGLEQDFIAGVTKIDKRLLILLHLDLVLNPIKTGA is encoded by the coding sequence ATGACAGAGGCTTTAGAAACAGAATACTTAAAAGTAGTTGTTTTTCAATTAGCGGACAAAGAATACGTAATACCAGTAAGCCAAGTACAAGGAATTGAGAAACTGATTCATATAACAAGAGTTCCCAAGACTCCTTCTTTTGTAAAGGGTGTCATTAATTTACGAGGTGTAGTTACACCTATTATCGATTTGAAAAGCAGATTTGGTTTAGGTGAAAGTAATTTAAATGATTCCTCACGAATTATTATAATTTCATTAGATGATATGAATGTAGGTGTCATCGTAGACTCTGCAAATGATGTGTTAGATATTTCGAAGGATTCCATTGAACCACAGCCGGAAGTAGTTGGAGGATTAGAACAAGACTTTATAGCAGGTGTTACTAAAATTGACAAGCGTCTATTAATATTGCTGCATCTAGATTTAGTTTTAAATCCTATTAAGACAGGAGCTTAG
- a CDS encoding chemotaxis protein CheD — protein sequence MIEQAQMAAVVKVGIADMNIVKAPQIIRTTGLGSCVGVVLYDDKSQIAGMVHIMLPNSSLGRSENINTAKFADTGIQALINLLKQEGVSSDRLRAKIAGGAQMFQFSSSRDTMRIGPRNVEAVKEYLKKYSIRIISEDTGGNSGRTIEFDPLTKLLNVRTVNQGVKNI from the coding sequence ATGATTGAACAAGCTCAAATGGCAGCAGTGGTGAAGGTAGGAATTGCTGATATGAACATTGTTAAGGCTCCTCAAATTATAAGGACCACAGGCTTGGGGTCTTGTGTTGGAGTAGTTTTATATGATGATAAATCTCAGATAGCTGGTATGGTTCATATAATGCTTCCTAACTCTTCTTTAGGTAGAAGTGAAAACATTAATACGGCCAAGTTTGCTGATACGGGTATTCAAGCGCTTATTAACCTCTTAAAGCAAGAAGGGGTAAGTAGTGATAGACTTCGAGCTAAAATAGCTGGCGGTGCACAAATGTTTCAATTTTCGTCCAGTAGAGACACGATGAGAATAGGTCCTAGAAACGTAGAAGCAGTAAAAGAATATTTAAAAAAATACTCCATCCGAATAATTTCAGAAGATACTGGAGGGAATAGCGGGAGAACAATTGAGTTTGATCCTCTGACCAAGCTGTTAAATGTACGGACGGTTAACCAAGGGGTGAAAAATATTTAA
- a CDS encoding FliA/WhiG family RNA polymerase sigma factor yields the protein MSKQNLTEEQLLWRRWTESKDPQAGDLLLKKYTPLVTYHVQRIGAGIPQNVSRDELKSLGMMGLFDALNKFDPSRDLKFDTYASFRVRGAIIDGLRKEDWLPRSSREKAKKLDQKIEELEQKLMRHATPEELADFAEIPLDDVYQTVQEHFFSNVLSIDEQLHDQDEMDSKSFVIRDDTQTTPEQKLVKDELINDLVNQIQHLNENEQLVLSLFYTEELTLTVIGEMLGLSTSRISQIHSKALFKLRKLLVNEMMNT from the coding sequence GTGTCAAAACAAAACTTGACAGAGGAGCAGCTCCTTTGGAGAAGATGGACTGAAAGCAAGGATCCTCAAGCGGGCGATTTACTTCTAAAAAAATATACTCCACTAGTTACGTATCATGTTCAACGGATAGGTGCGGGTATTCCTCAAAATGTTTCAAGAGATGAGCTCAAGAGTCTTGGCATGATGGGCTTATTTGATGCATTAAATAAGTTTGATCCTTCTAGAGATTTGAAGTTTGATACGTATGCATCCTTCCGGGTAAGAGGTGCAATAATAGATGGCCTTAGAAAAGAAGACTGGCTTCCAAGATCATCACGTGAAAAAGCTAAAAAACTGGATCAGAAAATAGAAGAATTAGAGCAAAAACTTATGCGACATGCGACACCTGAAGAACTGGCCGATTTTGCAGAAATACCTTTAGATGATGTATATCAGACTGTTCAAGAACACTTCTTTTCTAATGTTTTGTCTATAGATGAACAATTACATGATCAGGATGAAATGGATAGCAAATCCTTTGTGATCAGAGATGATACACAAACTACGCCTGAACAAAAGCTCGTAAAGGACGAGCTAATTAATGACCTTGTCAATCAAATCCAACACTTAAATGAAAATGAGCAATTAGTATTAAGTTTATTTTATACAGAAGAATTAACTCTAACTGTTATCGGGGAGATGCTCGGCTTATCCACCTCGAGAATATCTCAAATACATTCTAAGGCACTTTTTAAGCTTCGGAAGCTATTAGTAAATGAAATGATGAATACCTAA
- the pyrH gene encoding UMP kinase — MSTPYKRIVLKLSGEALAGEKGFGLSPEIIKSVAEQVKEVVDLGVEVAVVVGGGNIWRGKIGSEMGMDRANADYMGMLATVMNSLALQDSLEQCGVETRVQSSIEMRQVAEPYIRRRAIRHLEKKRVVIFAAGTGNPYFSTDTTAALRAAEIEADVILMAKNNVDGVYSADPKTDKTAVKYDELSFLEVIQQGLQVMDSTASTLCMDNDIALIVFSIMENGNIKKAVLGESIGTVVRRNS; from the coding sequence ATGAGCACACCATATAAAAGAATCGTTTTAAAACTAAGTGGCGAAGCATTAGCTGGAGAAAAAGGATTCGGATTGTCACCTGAAATTATCAAATCAGTAGCTGAACAAGTGAAAGAGGTAGTGGATCTTGGGGTAGAGGTTGCTGTTGTAGTTGGCGGAGGCAATATCTGGAGAGGTAAAATTGGAAGTGAGATGGGCATGGACCGTGCGAATGCTGACTATATGGGCATGTTAGCTACGGTTATGAATTCATTGGCACTGCAAGATTCTCTAGAGCAATGTGGAGTTGAAACTCGTGTACAGTCTTCCATTGAAATGCGTCAAGTGGCAGAGCCGTACATAAGAAGAAGAGCTATTCGTCATTTGGAGAAAAAACGTGTAGTAATCTTTGCAGCGGGAACAGGAAATCCATACTTCTCGACTGATACTACAGCAGCCTTAAGAGCGGCAGAAATTGAAGCAGATGTAATCTTAATGGCTAAAAATAATGTAGATGGTGTGTATTCTGCTGATCCTAAGACGGATAAAACAGCAGTGAAATATGATGAATTGTCTTTCTTGGAAGTAATTCAACAAGGTCTACAAGTAATGGACTCAACAGCGTCCACGCTATGTATGGACAATGATATTGCACTTATTGTATTCTCAATTATGGAGAACGGAAATATTAAAAAGGCTGTCCTAGGTGAATCTATCGGAACAGTCGTTAGGAGGAATTCATAA
- a CDS encoding chemotaxis protein CheC, with protein sequence MFEKQITSVHLDVLREIGNIGAAHAATALSMLLNKKIDMNVPKVEMVTFDEMMELAGGAESVVAGIYLRIAGDVNGSMFFVLPVEQANQFIRRLVQDDQIDFEKAQVTEIGASALQELGNILSGSYLSALSDFTKLNIYPSVPALCVDMVGAIISFGLVELSQISDYVIVIDTAINEEEMENGKSVHGHFFLLPDPESFQSIFQALGVE encoded by the coding sequence ATGTTTGAAAAGCAAATTACTTCCGTCCATCTGGATGTTCTTCGAGAAATTGGGAATATTGGAGCAGCTCATGCTGCTACTGCACTGTCCATGCTATTAAACAAAAAAATAGATATGAATGTTCCTAAGGTAGAAATGGTGACCTTCGATGAAATGATGGAGCTAGCTGGCGGGGCAGAAAGTGTTGTGGCAGGTATATATCTTCGAATTGCAGGAGATGTCAATGGGAGTATGTTCTTTGTATTACCTGTAGAGCAAGCAAATCAATTTATTCGGAGATTAGTTCAAGATGACCAAATAGATTTTGAAAAGGCTCAAGTAACTGAGATTGGCGCATCTGCTCTTCAAGAACTAGGTAACATATTATCAGGCTCTTATTTATCCGCTCTCTCTGATTTTACAAAGCTAAATATTTACCCATCTGTTCCTGCATTATGTGTAGATATGGTAGGAGCAATCATTAGTTTTGGTCTTGTAGAGCTTTCACAAATAAGTGATTATGTAATTGTCATTGATACAGCTATTAACGAAGAAGAAATGGAAAATGGAAAAAGTGTCCACGGACATTTCTTCTTACTTCCAGATCCAGAATCATTTCAGTCGATCTTTCAAGCCTTAGGAGTAGAATAA
- a CDS encoding MinD/ParA family protein, whose translation MRDQAEELRLRMLRNHSQLGRSIAVVSGKGGVGKSNFSTNFTSMLSAQGKKVVLIDMDIGMGNIHILLGKSAPHNLKDYLVGEKLLESVMFDGPNGLKYISGGSGLNGVLEWSDSMFERLIEAFEFLQKSYDYIIFDMGAGATSQTLDLLVALDDIIVITTAEPTSITDAYSMMKYIYLKDPQKSFFLLCNRAFSKEEGEDTTARLKLAMSKFLSKDVVVLGSLPEDPTVRKAVQQQVPFSILYPQSEISKKLSSIVSKFTEEQLVAVPSNPSKFIDKLKSLFKGGGK comes from the coding sequence ATGAGAGATCAAGCTGAGGAATTACGATTGAGAATGCTTCGCAATCATAGTCAGTTAGGCCGTTCAATTGCAGTAGTTAGCGGAAAGGGGGGCGTAGGGAAAAGTAATTTTTCTACAAACTTCACATCGATGCTAAGTGCGCAAGGGAAAAAAGTAGTCTTAATCGATATGGACATTGGAATGGGTAATATTCACATTTTACTTGGAAAATCAGCGCCTCATAATTTAAAAGATTATTTAGTGGGAGAAAAATTATTAGAAAGTGTCATGTTTGATGGACCAAACGGACTGAAATATATATCTGGAGGTTCAGGGCTAAATGGAGTCTTAGAGTGGTCGGACAGTATGTTTGAAAGGCTAATTGAAGCGTTTGAATTCCTTCAAAAGTCCTATGATTATATTATTTTCGATATGGGTGCTGGGGCAACATCTCAAACATTAGACTTGTTAGTTGCATTAGATGACATTATCGTCATAACAACGGCTGAGCCTACATCAATCACTGATGCCTACTCTATGATGAAATATATATATCTTAAAGATCCACAGAAAAGCTTCTTTCTATTATGCAATCGAGCTTTCTCAAAAGAAGAGGGTGAAGATACTACGGCTAGATTGAAGTTGGCTATGTCCAAATTCCTTTCGAAGGATGTTGTTGTTCTAGGGAGCTTACCAGAGGATCCCACAGTACGTAAAGCAGTCCAACAGCAAGTACCTTTTTCCATTTTGTATCCGCAAAGTGAAATCTCTAAAAAGCTTTCCTCTATTGTTAGCAAGTTTACAGAAGAACAGTTGGTAGCAGTTCCGTCTAATCCGAGTAAGTTTATTGATAAATTGAAAAGCTTATTTAAAGGAGGCGGTAAGTAG